In the Flavobacterium sp. J372 genome, one interval contains:
- a CDS encoding ATP-dependent Clp protease ATP-binding subunit yields MDDNFSPRVKDVITYSKEEALRLGHDFIGTEHLMLGILRDGNGKAISILNNIHIDLDHLRKKVEILSPANPNAERNNEKKNLHLTRQAERALRTTFLEAKVFQSTSISTAHLLLCILRNENDPTTKLLNKLKIDYETVKEQFISMTSNEEEYLENLPRAESYNDDAGQDDSLRESSFNNPAPGKANKKSKTPVLDNFGRDLTELAEEGKLDAVVGREKEIERVSQILSRRKKNNPLLIGEPGVGKSAIAEGLALRIIQKKVSRILFNKRVVTLDLASLVAGTKYRGQFEERMKAVMNELEKNTDIILFIDEIHTIVGAGGATGSLDASNMFKPALARGEIQCIGATTLDEYRQYIEKDGALERRFQKVIVEPTSVEETITILNNIKGKYEDHHNVNYTDEAIEACVKLTNRYMSERFLPDKAIDALDEAGSRVHITNIDVPKQILDLERQLEEVRELKNTVVKKQKYEEAAKLRDDEKRIEKDLAIAQEQWEEDSKNNRVTVTEDNVADVVSMMTGIPVNRIAQTESNKLAKLPELIKNKVIGQDDAVAKIAKSIQRNRAGLKDPNKPIGSFIFLGQTGVGKTQLAKVIARELFDSEDALVRIDMSEYMEKFAISRLVGAPPGYVGYEEGGQLTEKVRRKPYCVVLLDEIEKAHPDVFNMMLQVLDDGYLTDSLGRKIDFRNTIIIMTSNVGARQLKDFGQGVGFGTTAKKAQADEYSKGVIENALKKTFAPEFINRIDDIIVFNPLEKEHIDSIITIELEKLYARIKDLGYNIQLSDKAKDFIAEKGFDKQYGARPLKRAIQKYVEDALAEEIITSKIASGDEIFMDLEDGASELQVTIRKADTASSDN; encoded by the coding sequence ATGGATGATAATTTTTCACCAAGGGTAAAAGACGTGATAACCTACAGCAAGGAAGAAGCCTTGCGCCTGGGCCACGACTTCATTGGGACGGAGCATTTGATGTTGGGGATACTACGGGACGGTAACGGTAAGGCGATTTCTATTTTGAACAATATACATATTGACCTTGACCATTTAAGGAAAAAAGTAGAAATACTGAGCCCCGCCAACCCAAACGCAGAGCGCAATAACGAGAAGAAGAACCTGCACCTGACCCGCCAGGCAGAGCGTGCCCTGCGCACAACCTTCCTGGAAGCTAAGGTGTTTCAAAGCACTTCAATCAGTACCGCACACCTTTTGCTGTGCATTTTGCGCAACGAGAATGACCCAACGACTAAGCTGCTGAACAAGCTAAAAATAGATTACGAAACAGTTAAAGAACAATTTATCAGTATGACATCAAACGAAGAAGAATACTTAGAAAACCTGCCACGGGCGGAGTCATATAATGATGATGCAGGACAAGATGACAGCCTGCGCGAAAGCAGCTTCAACAACCCTGCACCGGGCAAAGCAAACAAAAAATCGAAAACGCCTGTGCTTGACAACTTCGGGCGCGACCTTACCGAACTTGCCGAAGAAGGCAAGCTTGATGCGGTTGTAGGCCGTGAGAAAGAAATTGAGCGCGTATCGCAGATATTGAGCCGCCGCAAAAAGAACAACCCGCTGCTTATTGGTGAGCCGGGTGTGGGTAAATCGGCTATTGCTGAAGGGCTTGCACTACGCATCATCCAAAAGAAAGTATCGCGCATACTTTTCAATAAACGCGTGGTAACGCTTGACCTTGCCAGCCTTGTTGCCGGTACAAAGTACCGCGGCCAGTTTGAAGAGCGTATGAAAGCCGTGATGAACGAGCTGGAGAAGAACACCGACATCATCCTTTTCATTGACGAGATACACACAATTGTAGGCGCGGGCGGCGCGACAGGCTCGCTTGACGCAAGCAATATGTTCAAGCCGGCACTTGCGCGTGGCGAGATACAATGCATTGGCGCAACCACGCTTGATGAGTACCGCCAGTATATTGAGAAAGATGGAGCGCTTGAAAGGCGTTTCCAGAAAGTTATTGTAGAGCCGACTTCGGTTGAGGAAACAATTACCATCCTTAACAATATCAAAGGCAAGTATGAAGACCACCACAATGTGAACTATACTGATGAAGCGATTGAGGCCTGCGTAAAGCTCACCAACCGCTATATGAGCGAGCGTTTTCTTCCGGACAAGGCTATTGATGCATTGGACGAGGCAGGTTCACGCGTACACATAACAAATATTGATGTTCCGAAACAGATTTTGGATTTGGAGCGCCAGCTTGAGGAAGTGCGTGAACTGAAGAACACTGTGGTTAAAAAGCAGAAGTATGAAGAGGCGGCTAAGCTTCGCGATGACGAGAAACGCATTGAGAAAGACCTTGCCATTGCCCAGGAGCAGTGGGAAGAGGATTCTAAAAACAACCGCGTTACCGTTACCGAAGATAACGTTGCTGATGTAGTGAGTATGATGACCGGCATCCCTGTAAACCGTATTGCACAAACAGAGAGCAACAAGCTGGCTAAACTGCCGGAGCTTATCAAGAATAAAGTTATTGGGCAAGATGATGCCGTTGCCAAGATTGCAAAATCTATACAGCGTAACCGTGCGGGGCTTAAAGACCCGAACAAACCAATTGGTTCGTTCATTTTCCTTGGGCAGACAGGCGTTGGTAAAACACAGCTTGCTAAGGTAATTGCCCGTGAGCTCTTTGACAGCGAAGATGCCCTTGTGCGTATTGATATGAGCGAGTATATGGAGAAATTCGCTATATCACGCCTTGTGGGTGCGCCTCCGGGATACGTTGGTTATGAAGAAGGTGGCCAGCTTACTGAAAAGGTAAGGCGCAAACCTTATTGCGTGGTACTTCTTGACGAGATTGAGAAAGCCCACCCTGACGTATTCAACATGATGCTGCAGGTGCTTGATGACGGCTATTTAACAGACAGCCTTGGCCGTAAGATCGACTTTAGGAACACGATTATCATAATGACATCAAACGTTGGTGCACGCCAGCTGAAAGATTTCGGTCAGGGTGTTGGTTTCGGTACTACCGCCAAAAAAGCACAGGCTGATGAATATTCTAAAGGTGTAATTGAAAACGCCCTGAAGAAAACTTTCGCGCCGGAATTCATTAACAGGATTGACGACATCATCGTATTCAACCCGCTGGAGAAAGAGCATATTGACTCTATCATCACTATTGAACTTGAGAAGCTGTATGCAAGGATAAAAGACCTTGGCTACAACATTCAGCTTAGTGATAAGGCAAAAGACTTTATTGCCGAAAAAGGCTTCGACAAGCAGTATGGTGCGCGTCCGCTTAAGAGGGCTATCCAGAAATACGTTGAAGATGCACTGGCTGAAGAGATTATCACCTCAAAAATTGCAAGCGGTGATGAAATTTTCATGGACCTTGAAGACGGTGCCAGCGAATTGCAGGTAACTATCCGTAAAGCCGATACCGCAAGCAGCGACAACTAA
- the rimK gene encoding 30S ribosomal protein S6--L-glutamate ligase produces MQEKVIVGSEEWCAFPDLGIPTIKARVDSGAKTSALHAVNIQSFDKDGESWVKFDINPIQKNTKAVIHCQAPLIDKRVVKSSSGFREQRYVIKTEIQFGGASWEVELTLTNRDSMGFRMLLGREAMSGRVLVDPEQKYLLGQPTKEKLREYYDRSEESGRGLRIGLLASNPSLYSNKRIMEAGEMRGHEMHFLNLKDCYMKLDADTPEIHYRGGRILNDFDAVIPRIRPSMTFYGCALTRHFEALKVFCLNSAMAISQSRDKLYSLQLLLNNGVDIPTTGFANSPLDTNELIKMVGGSPLIVKLLEGTQGKGVVLAETKKAAESVINAFKSLNANILVQEFIKEANGKDLRLFVIDGKVVAAIQREALPGEFRANIHLGGTASVIKATAEEKRIAIKAAKAMNLKVAGVDIIRSTKGPLLLEVNSSPGLEGIEGATNKDIAGEMIKAIEKNFKWKI; encoded by the coding sequence ATGCAGGAGAAAGTTATAGTAGGGAGCGAAGAATGGTGCGCCTTCCCCGACTTAGGAATACCAACCATCAAGGCACGTGTAGATTCGGGCGCAAAAACATCGGCGCTGCATGCCGTTAATATTCAGTCGTTTGATAAAGACGGCGAAAGCTGGGTGAAATTTGACATCAACCCAATACAGAAAAATACTAAAGCGGTAATACATTGCCAGGCTCCTCTTATAGATAAGCGTGTGGTTAAGAGCTCAAGCGGTTTCAGGGAACAGCGGTACGTGATTAAGACCGAAATTCAGTTTGGCGGCGCCAGCTGGGAGGTTGAGCTTACACTTACCAATCGCGACTCTATGGGTTTCCGTATGCTGTTGGGGCGCGAGGCTATGAGCGGACGCGTACTGGTTGACCCGGAACAGAAATACCTATTGGGACAGCCTACCAAAGAAAAATTAAGGGAGTATTACGACCGAAGTGAAGAATCAGGACGCGGGCTGCGGATAGGGCTTTTGGCAAGCAACCCATCGCTGTACAGCAACAAACGCATCATGGAAGCCGGCGAAATGCGCGGGCATGAAATGCATTTCCTGAACCTGAAGGACTGTTACATGAAACTGGATGCCGATACTCCGGAAATTCACTACCGCGGCGGAAGGATATTGAATGATTTTGATGCGGTGATTCCGCGGATACGCCCCAGCATGACCTTTTACGGATGCGCGCTCACAAGGCATTTTGAAGCATTAAAGGTATTCTGCCTCAATTCAGCTATGGCCATCAGCCAGTCGAGGGACAAGCTGTATTCACTTCAGTTACTGCTGAACAACGGCGTGGATATCCCGACTACCGGCTTTGCCAACTCACCTCTGGATACAAACGAACTTATAAAAATGGTAGGCGGTTCGCCGCTTATTGTAAAACTGCTTGAAGGTACACAGGGCAAAGGCGTAGTACTGGCTGAAACCAAGAAGGCAGCAGAGAGTGTTATCAATGCATTTAAGAGCCTTAACGCCAATATACTGGTACAGGAATTCATAAAAGAAGCAAATGGTAAAGACCTGCGCCTGTTTGTGATAGATGGCAAAGTTGTGGCTGCCATTCAGCGTGAGGCACTGCCGGGCGAGTTCAGGGCCAATATACATTTGGGTGGCACGGCATCGGTAATAAAAGCTACGGCCGAAGAGAAACGTATCGCGATAAAAGCTGCAAAAGCCATGAACCTGAAAGTAGCGGGTGTAGATATCATCCGTTCCACAAAAGGGCCGCTATTGTTGGAAGTTAACTCATCACCGGGTCTTGAAGGAATTGAAGGCGCTACCAACAAAGATATTGCAGGAGAGATGATTAAGGCCATTGAGAAAAACTTTAAATGGAAAATATAA
- a CDS encoding DUF1304 domain-containing protein — translation MGIAAKALIGVVILIHLYIMWLEMFGWMTRARKVFRKFPPELFEKTKPMAANQGLYNGFLAAGLIWSLFIPDIGWSINVATFFLGCVLVAGLFGAYSVQKTILYVQALPATLALLAIYFNL, via the coding sequence ATGGGCATAGCAGCCAAAGCGCTTATCGGTGTCGTCATACTCATCCACCTGTACATAATGTGGCTGGAGATGTTTGGCTGGATGACACGTGCGCGCAAAGTTTTCAGGAAGTTCCCGCCCGAGCTTTTTGAAAAAACAAAACCCATGGCTGCCAACCAGGGACTGTACAACGGCTTCCTGGCCGCAGGGCTTATATGGTCGCTGTTTATTCCGGATATAGGCTGGAGCATAAACGTGGCGACCTTCTTTTTAGGCTGTGTGCTGGTAGCAGGATTGTTCGGTGCTTATTCCGTACAGAAAACTATTCTGTATGTACAGGCCCTACCGGCAACATTGGCATTGCTGGCTATTTATTTTAATTTGTAA
- a CDS encoding GNAT family N-acetyltransferase: MKKQKSRQACGLITFNKSFVNFYPVDKSSGKVIGWCGYHTWYTEHNRAEIGYYLNAEEHKRKGYMSEILQAVLTYGFNQMNLHRVEALTATYNTASIKTLEKFGFKYEGLLREHYLVDGIHEDSPIYSLLRHEFPRTIQVREATLQDIDAMSVIRLSVKENPLNNPDLVTRRDYEDYLTSYGKGWVAEVDGKIAGFAIVGLQQKNIWALFVDPSHEKAGVGRKLHDTLMDWYFTQTDEDVWLSTDPQTRAAKFYRRKGWRESGMHGNELKFIMSALDWRTR; the protein is encoded by the coding sequence TTGAAAAAACAGAAATCGCGGCAGGCATGCGGGCTCATCACTTTCAATAAAAGTTTTGTAAACTTCTACCCTGTTGACAAATCAAGCGGCAAAGTCATTGGCTGGTGCGGCTACCATACCTGGTATACCGAGCATAACCGTGCTGAGATTGGTTATTACCTAAATGCTGAAGAACACAAACGCAAGGGTTATATGAGCGAAATTTTACAGGCTGTGCTCACATACGGGTTTAACCAAATGAACCTGCACCGTGTGGAAGCGCTTACTGCCACATACAACACTGCATCTATAAAAACGCTTGAGAAGTTTGGGTTCAAGTACGAAGGGCTGCTTCGTGAACATTACCTTGTTGATGGCATACATGAAGATTCGCCGATATACTCGCTGTTACGGCATGAGTTCCCGCGTACGATACAAGTACGTGAAGCTACATTGCAGGATATTGATGCTATGTCGGTTATACGTCTGTCAGTTAAAGAAAATCCTCTTAATAACCCTGACCTTGTTACCCGCCGGGATTATGAAGATTACCTTACCAGCTACGGCAAAGGATGGGTTGCTGAAGTAGATGGTAAGATTGCAGGCTTTGCCATAGTGGGCCTTCAGCAGAAAAACATCTGGGCGCTGTTTGTTGACCCTTCCCATGAAAAAGCAGGCGTTGGCAGGAAGCTACACGATACCTTGATGGACTGGTATTTTACCCAAACGGATGAAGATGTATGGCTTAGTACCGACCCGCAAACGCGCGCAGCAAAATTTTACAGGCGGAAAGGCTGGAGAGAGTCCGGCATGCATGGTAACGAACTCAAATTCATTATGTCGGCTTTAGATTGGAGAACCAGATAA
- a CDS encoding MmcQ/YjbR family DNA-binding protein yields MTIEQLQQICETFPGVTTDIKWENHLCFNVGGKMFMITAPDEVPVNASFKASDEDFEQLTEREGFIPAPYLARYKWVKVDNISRFTTAEWNQYARQAYQMVYDKLPAKVRKDIENL; encoded by the coding sequence ATGACTATAGAACAACTACAACAAATATGTGAAACCTTTCCTGGTGTCACTACCGATATAAAGTGGGAAAATCACCTGTGCTTTAATGTGGGCGGCAAGATGTTTATGATCACTGCGCCTGATGAAGTGCCGGTAAATGCATCATTCAAAGCATCAGATGAAGATTTTGAACAGCTTACTGAGCGTGAGGGCTTTATACCCGCCCCTTACCTTGCCCGATACAAATGGGTTAAGGTTGATAATATTAGCCGTTTCACCACTGCCGAATGGAATCAATATGCACGGCAGGCATACCAAATGGTGTATGACAAGCTACCGGCGAAGGTAAGGAAGGATATTGAAAATTTATGA